In Cololabis saira isolate AMF1-May2022 chromosome 4, fColSai1.1, whole genome shotgun sequence, one DNA window encodes the following:
- the tagln gene encoding transgelin isoform X2 yields MATKSQVSGMANKGPSYGMSRQVQDKIDSKYDPELEQILVEWISRQCGSGVGRPEAGKLGFQTWLKDGVVLCELINSLFAGDKPVKKIQSSPMAFKQMEQVSQFLNAAEKYGVTKTDMFQTVDLWEGKDLAAVQRTLSALGSLAVTKDDGTYNGDPNWFFKKAQENKRDFSDDQLKAGKNVIGLQMGSNKGASQEGMSYGRPRQIL; encoded by the exons ATGGCAACAAAG TCCCAAGTTTCAGGCATGGCTAACAAAGGTCCATCCTACGGCATGAGCCGGCAGGTTCAGGATAAAATCGACAGCAAGTACGACCCCGAACTGGAGCAGATCCTGGTGGAGTGGATCAGCCGTCAGTGCGGCTCCGGCGTCGGGAGGCCGGAGGCCGGAAAACTGGGCTTCCAGACCTGGTTGAAAGATGGAGTT GTCCTGTGTGAACTTATCAACAGTTTGTTTGCTGGAGACAAACCCGTGAAGAAGATCCAGAGCTCGCCCATGGCCTTCAAGCAGATGGAGCAGGTCTCACAGTTTCTCAATGCTGCAGAGAAGTACGGCGTCACCAAGACTGATATGTTCCAGACGGTGGACCTGTGGGAAG GTAAGGACCTGGCAGCGGTGCAGAGGACCCTGTCGGCCCTGGGCAGCTTGGCCGTCACCAAGGACGACGGCACATACAACGGAGACCCTAACTGGTTCTTCAA GAAAGCGCAGGAAAACAAGCGAGACTTCAGCGACGACCAGCTGAAGGCGGGCAAGAACGTGATCGGCTTACAGATGGGCTCCAATAAGGGAGCCAGCCAGGAGGGAATGAGCTACGGAAGACCCAGACAGATCCTGTAA
- the tagln gene encoding transgelin isoform X1 has protein sequence MKFPFFLPLSPSYFPPSAPSSLHPPTVSQWTNEVILPLLLLLSRHFWEGGPCEGYTNTQSSIRTRLAHCSSSQQSIHPILHTSQVSGMANKGPSYGMSRQVQDKIDSKYDPELEQILVEWISRQCGSGVGRPEAGKLGFQTWLKDGVVLCELINSLFAGDKPVKKIQSSPMAFKQMEQVSQFLNAAEKYGVTKTDMFQTVDLWEGKDLAAVQRTLSALGSLAVTKDDGTYNGDPNWFFKKAQENKRDFSDDQLKAGKNVIGLQMGSNKGASQEGMSYGRPRQIL, from the exons ATGaagtttccttttttccttcctctctctccctcttatTTCCCTCCTAgtgctccctcctccctccaccCTCCCACTGTCTCTCAGTGGACAAATGAAGTCATCTTACCTCTTTTGCTCCTTTTAAGCCGGCATTTTTGGGAGGGAGGTCCCTGTGAGGGATATACAAACACTCAGTCAAGCATCCGAACTCGTCTCGcacactgcagcagcagccagcaGAGTATTCACCCAATCCTCCACACA TCCCAAGTTTCAGGCATGGCTAACAAAGGTCCATCCTACGGCATGAGCCGGCAGGTTCAGGATAAAATCGACAGCAAGTACGACCCCGAACTGGAGCAGATCCTGGTGGAGTGGATCAGCCGTCAGTGCGGCTCCGGCGTCGGGAGGCCGGAGGCCGGAAAACTGGGCTTCCAGACCTGGTTGAAAGATGGAGTT GTCCTGTGTGAACTTATCAACAGTTTGTTTGCTGGAGACAAACCCGTGAAGAAGATCCAGAGCTCGCCCATGGCCTTCAAGCAGATGGAGCAGGTCTCACAGTTTCTCAATGCTGCAGAGAAGTACGGCGTCACCAAGACTGATATGTTCCAGACGGTGGACCTGTGGGAAG GTAAGGACCTGGCAGCGGTGCAGAGGACCCTGTCGGCCCTGGGCAGCTTGGCCGTCACCAAGGACGACGGCACATACAACGGAGACCCTAACTGGTTCTTCAA GAAAGCGCAGGAAAACAAGCGAGACTTCAGCGACGACCAGCTGAAGGCGGGCAAGAACGTGATCGGCTTACAGATGGGCTCCAATAAGGGAGCCAGCCAGGAGGGAATGAGCTACGGAAGACCCAGACAGATCCTGTAA